The proteins below are encoded in one region of Deltaproteobacteria bacterium:
- a CDS encoding serine dehydratase subunit alpha family protein produces the protein MESDTIAKVLKILHEEIVPAQGCTEPIAIALVAAKTREVLGLIPERVTIYVSGNIIKNVKSVVVPGSGGMVGIETAAAMGIVAGDCKKDLMVISDITEEDMVRVREYLGQGAFKVVHEKTPVKLYVRIEATAGDQGAEVEVQYLHTNLTRVVKNGRVLLDRGFSPESFHTTQEDRSILSVRLIYDLAKSIDLELIRSLFEQVITLNCTIAEEGLRNTYGVNIGSSILKNIEQGIYGDDLRNRCASYAAAGSDARMSGCPLPVMTTSGSGNQGMTASLPVIKFARMIGSSEDDLIRALFLSHLCTVHIKTQVGRLSAYCGAMCAAAGVSGALTFLIGKDYATTAHAIVNTLGNISGIICDGAKPSCAMKIATGIYAAFDSATLASYHKDLHGGEGIVGGDVEATIRNIGELASSGMEQTDEVILRIMTTE, from the coding sequence ATGGAATCGGATACCATCGCCAAGGTTTTGAAGATCCTCCACGAAGAAATCGTGCCGGCCCAGGGCTGCACCGAACCCATCGCCATCGCCCTGGTCGCGGCCAAGACCCGCGAGGTGCTCGGTCTCATTCCGGAGCGGGTCACGATTTATGTGTCCGGGAATATCATCAAGAACGTCAAGAGCGTGGTCGTGCCCGGCAGCGGGGGAATGGTCGGCATCGAGACGGCCGCGGCCATGGGCATCGTGGCCGGGGACTGCAAGAAGGACCTGATGGTCATCAGCGACATAACCGAAGAGGATATGGTCAGGGTCCGGGAGTACCTGGGGCAGGGCGCCTTCAAGGTCGTCCACGAAAAGACGCCGGTCAAACTCTACGTACGCATCGAGGCCACGGCCGGTGATCAGGGCGCCGAGGTCGAGGTGCAGTACCTGCACACGAACCTGACCCGGGTGGTCAAGAACGGGCGCGTGCTTCTGGACCGAGGGTTCAGCCCGGAAAGTTTCCACACCACCCAGGAAGACCGTTCCATCCTGTCCGTCCGGCTCATTTACGACCTGGCCAAGAGCATAGACCTGGAGCTCATCCGTTCTTTGTTCGAGCAGGTCATCACCCTGAACTGCACCATCGCCGAGGAAGGTCTGCGCAACACCTACGGGGTGAACATCGGGAGCAGCATCCTCAAGAACATCGAGCAGGGTATCTACGGCGACGATCTGCGCAATCGCTGCGCGAGCTATGCCGCGGCCGGCAGCGACGCGCGCATGAGCGGCTGCCCCTTGCCGGTCATGACCACCAGTGGAAGCGGCAATCAGGGCATGACGGCTTCCTTGCCGGTAATCAAGTTCGCCCGGATGATCGGTTCATCGGAAGACGACTTGATCCGGGCCCTATTTCTGTCCCATCTGTGCACCGTGCACATCAAGACCCAGGTGGGCCGTCTGTCGGCCTATTGCGGGGCCATGTGTGCGGCGGCCGGTGTGAGCGGGGCCCTGACCTTCCTCATCGGCAAGGACTACGCCACCACGGCCCACGCCATCGTCAACACCCTGGGGAACATCTCGGGGATCATCTGCGACGGGGCCAAGCCGTCCTGCGCCATGAAGATCGCCACGGGCATCTACGCCGCCTTTGATTCGGCCACCCTGGCCTCCTATCACAAGGATCTGCACGGCGGCGAAGGCATCGTGGGCGGCGATGTGGAGGCCACCATCCGCAATATCGGGGAGCTGGCCAGCTCGGGCATGGAACAGACCGACGAGGTGATCCTCAGGATCATGACCACCGAGTGA